From Yersinia hibernica, a single genomic window includes:
- the phoB gene encoding phosphate response regulator transcription factor PhoB produces MARRILVVEDEAPIREMVCFVLEQNGYQPLEAEDYDSAVTRLSEPFPDLVLLDWMLPGGSGIQFIKHMKREALTRDIPVMMLTARGEEEDRVRGLEVGADDYITKPFSPKELVARIKAVMRRISPMAVEEVIEMQGLSLDPSSHRVMANEQALDMGPTEFKLLHFFMTHPERVYSREQLLNYVWGTNVYVEDRTVDVHIRRLRKALEIDGHDRMVQTVRGTGYRFSTRY; encoded by the coding sequence ATGGCAAGACGCATACTGGTAGTTGAAGATGAAGCCCCCATCCGTGAGATGGTGTGTTTTGTGTTGGAACAGAATGGCTACCAACCGTTAGAAGCCGAGGACTATGACAGTGCAGTGACTCGTTTATCGGAGCCTTTCCCCGATTTAGTGTTATTGGACTGGATGTTACCTGGAGGTTCAGGTATTCAGTTTATTAAACACATGAAACGTGAAGCGCTGACCCGCGATATCCCAGTGATGATGTTGACCGCCCGTGGCGAAGAGGAAGACCGAGTGCGCGGTTTGGAAGTGGGAGCTGATGACTACATTACCAAACCTTTTTCACCCAAAGAATTGGTGGCGCGCATCAAAGCTGTTATGCGCCGGATCTCACCAATGGCAGTTGAAGAAGTGATTGAAATGCAAGGGTTAAGTTTAGATCCTTCCTCGCATAGAGTGATGGCCAATGAGCAAGCGCTAGATATGGGGCCGACCGAGTTTAAGTTATTGCACTTCTTTATGACCCATCCTGAGCGAGTTTACAGCCGGGAACAGTTGCTTAATTATGTCTGGGGCACTAACGTTTATGTAGAAGACCGCACTGTTGATGTGCATATTCGTCGGCTACGTAAGGCGCTTGAAATTGATGGCCATGACAGAATGGTACAAACTGTCCGGGGAACCGGATACCGTTTCTCAACGCGCTACTGA
- the phoR gene encoding phosphate regulon sensor histidine kinase PhoR, with product MLERLSWKTLALELALFCLPALLLGAFIGHLPWLLLVSVIAALVWNFYNQLKLSHWLWLDRSMTPPAGRWSWEPLFYGLYQMQLRNRRRRRELALLIKRFRSGAESLPDAVVMTTIDGNIFWCNGLAQQLLGFRWPEDNGQHILNLLRYPEFSQYLQQQEFSRPLTLQLNNGYYVEFRVMPYSEGQLLMVARDVTQMRQLEGARRNFFANVSHELRTPLTVLQGYLEMMHDQELAGPLRDKALGTMQEQTKRMDGLVKQLLTLSRIEAAPSIDMNEQVDIPRMLKMLQHEVQALSDGRHEITFRINEQLKVFGNEDQLRSAVSNLVYNAVNHTPNGTKIEVCWQRTAQGAQFQVSDNGPGIGPEHLPRLTERFYRVDKARSRQTGGSGLGLAIVKHALSHHEARLEIMSEIGLGTRFIFTLPNRLIVPPVLTENAVKS from the coding sequence GTGTTAGAACGTTTATCATGGAAAACGCTGGCGTTAGAGCTGGCCCTTTTTTGTCTGCCCGCATTATTGTTAGGTGCCTTTATCGGGCACCTTCCTTGGCTATTATTGGTTTCAGTTATCGCGGCGCTGGTCTGGAATTTCTATAACCAACTCAAATTATCTCATTGGCTGTGGTTAGACCGCAGCATGACTCCGCCTGCGGGGCGCTGGAGCTGGGAACCTTTATTTTACGGCTTATATCAGATGCAATTGCGCAACCGGCGGCGGCGGCGTGAATTGGCTTTACTTATCAAGCGGTTCCGTAGCGGTGCCGAATCATTACCTGATGCAGTCGTTATGACGACAATTGATGGCAATATTTTCTGGTGTAATGGTTTGGCGCAGCAATTGCTGGGGTTCCGTTGGCCGGAAGATAATGGCCAGCATATTCTTAACTTGCTGCGCTACCCTGAATTCAGTCAGTACCTACAGCAGCAAGAGTTTTCCCGCCCATTGACCCTGCAACTGAATAATGGTTATTACGTTGAGTTCCGCGTGATGCCATATTCTGAGGGGCAATTGCTGATGGTGGCCCGTGATGTTACCCAAATGCGCCAGCTCGAAGGGGCACGGCGTAATTTCTTTGCCAATGTCAGTCATGAGCTGCGCACTCCTCTGACCGTCTTGCAGGGCTATCTGGAAATGATGCACGATCAAGAGTTGGCGGGGCCATTACGGGATAAAGCTCTGGGGACGATGCAGGAACAGACCAAACGTATGGATGGGTTGGTGAAACAATTATTGACGCTGTCGCGAATTGAAGCTGCGCCAAGTATAGATATGAATGAACAGGTCGATATTCCGCGTATGCTGAAAATGTTGCAGCATGAGGTGCAAGCATTAAGCGACGGGCGTCATGAAATTACTTTCCGTATCAATGAGCAACTCAAAGTGTTCGGTAATGAAGATCAACTGCGCAGCGCGGTGTCTAATCTGGTCTATAACGCGGTCAATCACACACCAAATGGCACCAAGATTGAAGTGTGCTGGCAGCGCACTGCACAAGGTGCACAATTTCAGGTAAGTGATAATGGGCCGGGCATTGGCCCTGAGCATCTGCCGCGTCTTACCGAGCGCTTTTATCGGGTGGATAAAGCCCGCTCAAGACAGACGGGGGGCAGTGGCTTGGGGTTGGCCATTGTGAAGCATGCATTGAGCCATCACGAGGCACGTTTGGAGATTATGAGTGAAATCGGCTTGGGGACGAGATTTATTTTTACCTTGCCGAATCGGTTGATTGTTCCGCCGGTTTTAACCGAGAATGCAGTCAAATCCTAA
- a CDS encoding SDR family oxidoreductase, with translation MSTSKRQALIIGASRGLGLGLVDELTRRGWSVTATTRGVAKDTAAHAAHWLTLDINQPDSINAFLPQVQGQIFDLVFVNAGISGPEHQSAVDAKPEEILELFQTNAISPIRIAQRLLPQRNPAHSVFAFMSSQLGSLGHNASGHKPLYSASKAALNMMTRNLVAEVADPSLTVLSIHPGWVKTDMGGDAAPLTIATSVKGVVDQIERAAGKGGHGFIDYQGHTLPW, from the coding sequence ATGAGCACATCGAAAAGACAGGCATTGATTATCGGGGCTTCTCGCGGATTGGGTCTGGGGTTAGTTGATGAGCTTACTCGCCGCGGATGGTCAGTGACGGCGACAACTCGTGGTGTCGCAAAAGATACTGCCGCCCATGCCGCCCATTGGTTAACATTGGATATTAACCAACCTGACAGTATTAACGCGTTTTTACCGCAGGTGCAGGGCCAGATATTTGACCTGGTATTTGTTAATGCCGGTATCTCTGGGCCAGAGCATCAATCCGCGGTTGATGCCAAACCGGAGGAGATTCTCGAGTTATTTCAAACCAATGCGATTTCACCTATCCGTATTGCCCAGCGCCTGCTGCCACAGCGCAATCCAGCCCACAGTGTATTCGCTTTTATGTCCTCACAGTTAGGCAGCCTGGGGCATAATGCTTCCGGACATAAGCCGTTGTATTCCGCTAGTAAAGCGGCATTAAATATGATGACGCGCAATTTGGTTGCTGAGGTGGCCGACCCGTCGCTGACCGTGTTATCTATTCATCCCGGTTGGGTAAAAACCGACATGGGCGGCGACGCCGCCCCACTGACGATAGCGACGAGTGTCAAAGGGGTCGTTGACCAAATCGAACGCGCTGCGGGCAAAGGAGGGCACGGCTTTATTGACTATCAAGGGCATACCTTGCCGTGGTGA
- the brnQ gene encoding branched-chain amino acid transport system II carrier protein: protein MSHRLSSKDIMALGFMTFALFVGAGNIIFPPMVGLQSGEHVWWAALGFLITAVGLPVITVIALARVGGGIDALSTPIGRGAGLVLATVCYLAVGPLFATPRTATVSFEVGIAPLTGDGPLPLFIYSVVYFALVIGISLYPGRLLDTVGHILAPLKILALAILGIAALIWPAGPLIPATDAYQQAAFSSGFVNGYLTMDTLGALVFGIVIVNAARSRGVVSAGLLTRYTIWAGLIAGIGLTLVYLSLFKLGSSSGSLVPEAQNGAVVLHAYVQHTFGGLGSVFLAALIFIACMVTAVGLTCACAEFFAQYLPLSYRTLVFILGIFSMMVSNLGLSHLIQISIPVLTAIYPPCIVLVLMSFTLRWWHHASRIVAPVMLVSLLFGILDAVKASTFAHFLPEWTQHLPLAEQGLAWLSPSLLVFVVVGLYDRLCCRQEVAAKQ, encoded by the coding sequence ATGAGTCATCGTTTATCATCTAAAGATATTATGGCATTAGGTTTTATGACCTTTGCCTTGTTTGTTGGCGCGGGTAACATCATCTTCCCACCGATGGTTGGTTTACAATCGGGTGAACATGTTTGGTGGGCCGCTTTGGGCTTCCTGATTACTGCGGTTGGATTACCGGTAATTACCGTTATCGCGCTGGCTCGTGTGGGTGGCGGTATTGATGCTCTGAGTACGCCAATCGGCCGTGGTGCGGGCCTAGTTCTGGCTACCGTCTGTTATCTGGCGGTTGGGCCACTGTTTGCAACCCCGCGCACCGCCACGGTCTCTTTCGAAGTGGGTATTGCCCCTTTGACCGGTGATGGCCCGCTGCCACTGTTTATCTATAGTGTGGTTTATTTTGCGCTGGTCATCGGGATTTCGCTGTATCCGGGGCGTTTACTGGATACCGTCGGGCATATTCTGGCGCCGCTGAAAATTCTGGCGCTGGCTATTTTGGGTATTGCCGCCTTGATTTGGCCCGCCGGCCCGTTGATTCCTGCCACTGATGCTTACCAACAAGCCGCATTCTCTTCGGGTTTCGTCAATGGCTATCTGACCATGGATACCTTAGGGGCCTTGGTGTTCGGTATTGTCATTGTTAATGCAGCCCGCTCACGTGGCGTGGTTTCTGCTGGGTTACTGACGCGCTATACCATCTGGGCGGGTTTGATTGCCGGTATTGGTTTGACTCTGGTTTATCTGAGCTTGTTTAAGCTGGGTTCCAGCAGTGGTAGCCTGGTGCCAGAGGCACAAAATGGTGCGGTGGTATTACATGCTTATGTTCAGCACACCTTTGGTGGTTTGGGCAGTGTGTTCTTGGCCGCCTTGATTTTCATCGCCTGTATGGTGACCGCCGTCGGCCTAACCTGTGCTTGCGCAGAGTTTTTCGCCCAGTATTTGCCACTGTCATACCGCACATTGGTGTTTATCCTCGGTATTTTCTCGATGATGGTATCGAATTTGGGGCTAAGCCACCTGATTCAGATTTCCATTCCAGTGCTGACGGCGATTTATCCACCTTGTATTGTGCTGGTGCTGATGAGTTTCACTTTGCGCTGGTGGCATCATGCTTCCCGTATCGTGGCTCCAGTCATGTTGGTCAGTTTGCTGTTCGGTATCCTTGATGCGGTAAAAGCCTCGACTTTTGCCCATTTCCTGCCGGAATGGACTCAGCATCTTCCCTTGGCTGAGCAAGGTCTGGCATGGTTATCGCCGTCCCTACTGGTATTCGTCGTCGTAGGGTTGTACGATCGCCTGTGCTGTCGTCAGGAAGTTGCTGCTAAGCAATAA
- the sbcD gene encoding exonuclease subunit SbcD: MRIIHTSDWHLGQHFFTKSRAPEHQAFLHWLIEQIEENQVDALIVAGDIFDTGSPPSYARELYNRFVAELQATSCQLVVLGGNHDSVATLNESRGLLSYLNTTVISCANSNLDQQVIILKDRQGQPAALLCAIPFLRPRDLVTSQAGESGGQKQLALQEAIAAHYQALYQRAVVQRTELGLPLPIIATGHLTTVGVTTTDSVRDIYIGTLDAFPAQAFPPADYIALGHIHRAQQVAKTEHIRYSGSPIALSFDELGREKSVYLVEFAQQALASVTPLFIPQFQPMKLVKGDLAQIEQQLAEFAHHQGLPVWLDIEVVTQDYLTDIQRRIQALAAELPVEVVLLRRSKEQRNHSIERQEKETLNELNVTDVFERRLAQEADLAEPRQERMRQMFNQVVEDITQGKDAAEEQLT; encoded by the coding sequence ATGCGCATTATTCACACCTCTGACTGGCATCTAGGCCAGCATTTCTTTACCAAAAGCCGTGCGCCTGAACATCAGGCCTTTTTGCACTGGCTTATTGAACAAATTGAAGAAAATCAGGTTGATGCGCTGATTGTAGCGGGTGATATTTTTGATACTGGCTCGCCACCCAGCTATGCCCGTGAGCTGTATAACCGTTTTGTCGCCGAACTCCAAGCAACAAGTTGCCAGTTGGTTGTGTTAGGGGGGAATCATGATTCAGTAGCAACACTGAATGAGTCTCGGGGTCTGCTTTCTTATTTGAATACCACCGTCATTTCTTGCGCTAATAGCAATCTGGATCAACAAGTTATTATTCTGAAAGACCGTCAAGGCCAACCAGCGGCCCTACTTTGCGCGATTCCTTTTTTGCGACCACGCGATTTAGTCACCAGTCAGGCCGGTGAATCCGGTGGGCAAAAACAACTGGCATTACAAGAAGCTATTGCCGCTCACTATCAGGCGCTTTATCAGCGGGCAGTGGTACAGCGCACTGAACTAGGGTTGCCCCTACCTATTATTGCCACCGGGCATTTAACCACCGTGGGGGTCACCACCACCGACTCGGTGCGTGATATTTACATCGGCACATTGGATGCTTTCCCGGCTCAAGCTTTCCCCCCGGCGGATTATATTGCGCTGGGCCATATCCATCGCGCTCAGCAAGTGGCAAAAACCGAGCATATCCGCTACAGCGGTTCCCCCATCGCGTTAAGTTTTGATGAGTTGGGCAGAGAAAAAAGTGTCTATTTGGTTGAGTTTGCTCAGCAAGCTTTAGCATCAGTGACCCCACTCTTCATCCCACAATTTCAACCAATGAAACTCGTCAAAGGCGATTTGGCGCAAATAGAGCAACAGCTAGCCGAATTTGCTCACCATCAGGGCTTACCGGTATGGCTAGATATCGAAGTCGTAACACAGGACTATCTCACTGATATTCAAAGGCGAATACAGGCACTGGCTGCGGAACTGCCAGTGGAAGTGGTACTACTACGGCGCAGTAAAGAGCAGCGCAATCACAGCATTGAACGCCAAGAAAAAGAAACTCTCAATGAGCTAAATGTCACGGATGTATTTGAGCGCCGGTTGGCGCAAGAGGCGGATTTAGCCGAGCCACGCCAAGAGCGCATGCGCCAAATGTTCAATCAAGTGGTGGAGGACATCACACAAGGTAAAGATGCTGCAGAGGAACAACTGACATGA
- the malZ gene encoding maltodextrin glucosidase, whose product MLSGWHLPVAPFVRQRGNALHITLWLQGENVPTQVFLRCEPDNEEWLLTMRGEWRDGFWRYRATLPLHEGQPVRRYCFKLLWNDNQQWLGPLGFSVVPPAQLAQFAIELPDSGPDWVADQIFYQIFPDRFASSQAEYGVQDGSYFHHAAGNPVARRDWQQPLDDVNAASTFYGGDLAGISQKLPYLQQLGVTALYLNPIFTAPSVHKYDTQDYYQVDPYLGGEQAFLQLRRATHDAGIKLVLDGVFNHTGDSHHWFDRHQQGANGACHHPDSPYRGWFNFFPDGRALDWKGNASLPKLNFANPAVVNKIYRAEDSVVRHWLKPPYSIDGWRLDVVHMLGEEGGAQGNLQHLAGIYQAAKAQNPAAYILGEHFGDARNWLHAGVEDAAMNYMGFALPVRSFLAGQDVAYHPIKLRAEDCAYWMDEYRAGLPHGHQLRLFNQLDSHDTARFITLLNGDKKRMQMALVWLFSWIGVPCLFYGDEIGLDGGNDPFCRKPFPWDETQWDDDLLKLCQQMAALRHQSLALRRGGCQIIHANGDSLIFIRSYQRERVMVAIQRHGDSNILLPRSPLLNVAQWQCWAGGGQLNITDAGVNLQLSGESVTLWRGVGEC is encoded by the coding sequence ATGCTGAGTGGTTGGCATCTACCGGTCGCGCCTTTCGTCCGTCAGCGGGGCAATGCATTACACATTACACTCTGGCTACAGGGCGAAAATGTGCCTACCCAGGTTTTTTTGCGCTGTGAGCCAGATAATGAAGAGTGGCTGCTGACCATGCGGGGTGAGTGGCGCGATGGTTTTTGGCGTTATCGCGCGACATTGCCATTACATGAAGGTCAGCCAGTGCGGCGTTATTGTTTCAAATTGCTGTGGAATGACAATCAACAGTGGCTTGGCCCATTAGGTTTTTCAGTGGTTCCGCCCGCACAATTGGCTCAGTTTGCTATTGAGTTACCTGATAGCGGCCCCGATTGGGTGGCTGATCAGATTTTTTATCAAATCTTTCCTGATCGTTTTGCTAGCAGCCAAGCAGAATATGGGGTGCAGGATGGCAGTTATTTCCATCATGCCGCCGGTAACCCGGTTGCGCGCCGCGATTGGCAGCAACCACTTGATGATGTGAATGCCGCGTCGACATTCTATGGCGGCGACTTAGCCGGTATCAGTCAAAAACTCCCTTACTTGCAGCAGTTGGGGGTAACCGCCCTCTATCTCAACCCGATTTTTACTGCGCCCAGTGTGCATAAATATGATACGCAAGATTATTATCAGGTTGATCCCTACCTCGGTGGCGAGCAGGCTTTCCTGCAATTACGTCGCGCAACTCATGATGCGGGCATCAAATTGGTGCTGGATGGGGTGTTTAATCATACCGGGGATTCCCATCATTGGTTTGACCGCCATCAGCAAGGGGCGAATGGGGCCTGCCATCACCCCGATTCCCCCTATCGCGGCTGGTTTAATTTTTTCCCTGATGGGCGGGCGCTAGATTGGAAAGGCAATGCCAGCTTACCAAAACTCAATTTCGCCAATCCGGCGGTGGTCAATAAAATTTACCGCGCTGAAGACAGTGTAGTGCGCCATTGGCTAAAACCGCCTTACAGTATTGATGGCTGGCGGCTGGATGTGGTGCATATGTTGGGAGAAGAGGGCGGCGCACAAGGGAATTTACAGCATCTGGCGGGTATTTATCAGGCGGCAAAAGCCCAGAATCCAGCGGCCTATATTCTGGGCGAACACTTTGGCGATGCACGGAATTGGCTGCATGCCGGTGTCGAGGATGCGGCAATGAATTATATGGGGTTTGCCTTGCCAGTGCGCAGCTTCCTAGCCGGGCAAGATGTGGCTTATCACCCAATAAAACTCCGTGCTGAGGATTGCGCTTATTGGATGGATGAATACCGTGCCGGTTTACCTCATGGTCATCAGCTACGTTTATTTAACCAGTTGGATAGCCACGATACCGCCCGATTTATTACTTTGCTCAATGGCGATAAAAAACGCATGCAAATGGCGCTGGTGTGGCTGTTTAGCTGGATTGGTGTGCCTTGCTTGTTTTATGGCGATGAAATTGGCCTGGATGGGGGCAATGACCCATTCTGCCGCAAACCTTTCCCATGGGATGAGACTCAGTGGGATGATGATTTGCTGAAATTGTGTCAGCAAATGGCCGCTTTACGGCACCAAAGTTTGGCACTGCGGCGCGGTGGCTGCCAGATTATTCACGCCAATGGTGATTCTCTAATATTCATTCGCAGTTATCAGCGTGAGCGGGTGATGGTGGCCATCCAGCGCCACGGCGATAGCAATATTTTATTACCGCGCTCTCCTTTACTGAATGTTGCACAGTGGCAATGTTGGGCGGGGGGCGGCCAACTGAATATCACGGATGCGGGTGTTAACCTGCAATTGTCGGGTGAAAGTGTGACGCTATGGCGTGGTGTTGGTGAGTGCTAA
- the proY gene encoding proline-specific permease ProY, whose translation MELPVKNKLKRGLTTRHIRFMALGSAIGTGLFYGSADAIRLAGPSVLLAYLIGGVVAFIIMRALGEMSVNNPQASSFSRYAQDYLGPMAGYITGWTYCFEILIVAIADVTAFGIYMGVWFPDVPHWVWVLSVVLIIGAVNMMSVKVFGELEFWFSFFKVATIIIMILAGIGIIVWGIGNGGQPTGIHNLWTNGGFFSNGFVGMILSLQLVMFAYGGIEIIGITAGEAEDPKKSIPKAINSVPWRILMFYVGTLFVIMSIYPWNQVGTNGSPFVLTFQHMGITVAAGILNFVVITASLSAINSDVFGVGRMLNGMAEQGHAPKAFAAISKRGVPWVTVLVMMFAMLIAVYLNYIMPENVFLVIASLATFATVWVWIMILFSQIGFRRSLSQDQVKALDFPLRGGTLTSVLAIIFLVFIIGLIGWFPATRVSLYVGLVWIALLLVGYYFKVSHQKKKAAMPSAEE comes from the coding sequence ATGGAATTACCAGTCAAAAATAAGCTAAAACGCGGCCTGACAACGCGCCACATTCGCTTTATGGCATTGGGGTCAGCAATAGGTACCGGCTTATTCTATGGTTCGGCTGATGCAATAAGACTGGCTGGGCCAAGCGTATTATTGGCGTACCTGATTGGTGGCGTGGTGGCATTTATCATCATGCGCGCCTTGGGTGAGATGTCAGTGAATAATCCGCAAGCCAGCTCATTCTCACGCTATGCGCAAGATTACCTCGGGCCAATGGCCGGTTATATCACCGGCTGGACTTATTGCTTTGAAATCCTGATTGTTGCTATTGCCGATGTGACCGCGTTCGGTATCTATATGGGGGTCTGGTTCCCTGATGTGCCTCATTGGGTATGGGTGCTGAGTGTTGTTCTTATCATTGGCGCAGTCAATATGATGAGCGTTAAGGTGTTCGGCGAGCTGGAATTCTGGTTCTCATTCTTTAAAGTCGCCACCATTATTATCATGATTCTGGCCGGTATTGGCATCATCGTTTGGGGCATTGGTAATGGTGGGCAGCCGACTGGCATCCATAATTTATGGACCAACGGCGGTTTCTTCAGTAACGGTTTTGTCGGCATGATCCTGTCATTGCAATTGGTGATGTTTGCTTATGGCGGGATTGAGATTATCGGTATCACTGCCGGTGAGGCCGAAGACCCGAAAAAATCTATTCCGAAGGCCATTAACTCGGTGCCATGGCGTATTCTTATGTTCTATGTCGGCACGCTGTTTGTCATTATGTCGATTTACCCATGGAATCAGGTTGGCACTAACGGCAGCCCATTTGTTCTGACTTTCCAGCACATGGGGATTACTGTGGCGGCGGGTATTCTGAACTTTGTGGTTATCACCGCATCATTATCTGCTATTAACAGTGATGTATTTGGGGTGGGCCGAATGCTAAACGGGATGGCTGAGCAGGGCCATGCACCTAAAGCCTTCGCGGCTATTTCTAAGCGCGGTGTGCCGTGGGTCACGGTGTTGGTGATGATGTTTGCCATGCTGATTGCCGTGTATCTGAACTACATCATGCCGGAAAATGTGTTCCTGGTGATTGCCTCACTGGCGACCTTTGCCACCGTTTGGGTGTGGATTATGATCCTGTTCTCCCAGATTGGTTTCCGCCGCTCATTGAGCCAAGATCAAGTTAAGGCGTTGGATTTCCCGCTGCGTGGTGGCACCTTGACTTCCGTGCTGGCTATCATTTTCTTGGTATTTATCATCGGCCTGATTGGTTGGTTCCCGGCGACCCGCGTTTCATTGTATGTCGGGCTGGTATGGATTGCCTTGTTGCTGGTGGGGTATTACTTCAAAGTCAGCCATCAGAAGAAAAAAGCGGCTATGCCGAGCGCTGAAGAGTAA
- a CDS encoding PstS family phosphate ABC transporter substrate-binding protein, with protein MKWGKLALLHALLGCCWGAYALPVAVSPVAEVQALKPHALSGNLSSVGSDTLANLMFLWADDFNRHYPGVNLQIQAAGSSTAPAALAAGATQLGPMSRPMKAAEVTAFTQRYGYPPLAVPVAVDALVVFVHQDNPLNKITLSQLDAVFSQNRRCGESQRIQRFGELGLTGRWAALSLQRYSRNSASGTYGFFKQRVLCDGDFDNNINELPGSASVVQAVAGSLNAIGYASIGFRNSGVKSLSLAANGQDYVMPTAENVKNGRYPLSRYLYIYINKVPGKPLEPLTAAFFERVLSPEGQKRVTHDGYLPLPPEMLKHTRKELGFAD; from the coding sequence ATGAAATGGGGAAAACTGGCACTGTTACATGCTCTGCTCGGGTGCTGCTGGGGGGCTTATGCACTACCTGTCGCGGTTTCGCCTGTTGCAGAGGTGCAGGCGCTAAAACCTCATGCTTTGTCCGGTAATCTTTCCAGTGTCGGCTCCGATACCTTAGCTAACTTGATGTTTTTATGGGCTGATGATTTCAATCGCCATTATCCCGGCGTTAACTTACAAATACAGGCAGCAGGTTCCTCTACCGCCCCGGCGGCATTGGCGGCAGGGGCGACGCAACTCGGCCCGATGAGCCGGCCAATGAAAGCTGCTGAAGTCACCGCATTTACGCAACGTTATGGTTATCCACCGCTGGCTGTCCCGGTGGCGGTAGATGCATTGGTGGTTTTTGTTCATCAGGATAACCCACTGAATAAAATCACTTTATCTCAACTTGATGCTGTTTTTTCGCAAAATCGCCGATGCGGCGAATCTCAGCGTATTCAGCGTTTTGGCGAACTCGGGTTGACGGGACGTTGGGCGGCGCTATCTTTGCAGCGCTATAGTCGAAACTCAGCTTCTGGCACCTATGGTTTCTTCAAACAGCGAGTGCTCTGTGATGGTGATTTTGATAATAATATCAATGAATTGCCAGGGTCGGCTTCCGTGGTGCAGGCGGTCGCCGGTTCATTAAATGCCATTGGCTATGCCAGTATCGGCTTTCGAAACAGCGGCGTTAAATCACTTTCACTGGCTGCCAATGGCCAAGATTATGTGATGCCGACTGCCGAGAATGTCAAAAATGGGCGCTACCCCTTATCGCGCTATCTGTATATTTATATCAATAAAGTACCGGGTAAGCCGCTAGAGCCGCTGACTGCGGCCTTTTTTGAGCGTGTTTTATCGCCAGAAGGGCAAAAACGTGTGACTCATGATGGCTACTTGCCCCTGCCCCCTGAGATGCTGAAGCATACTCGAAAAGAGTTGGGTTTTGCTGATTGA